A genomic window from Streptomyces sp. 846.5 includes:
- the pepN gene encoding aminopeptidase N, translated as MPGTNLTRDEARERARILSVDSYEVELDLRSAVLPVAEAEGAGRFRSRTVLRFRCSEPGADSFADLLAPEVRSVVLNGTALDPEQVFDGSRIALPGLAESNELVVEAFCAYSRTGEGLHRFTDPVDGETYLYTQYEPADARRVFTTFEQPDLKAPFTFTVTAPTHWQVFSNSPAGGDPMAVESGLTWQFAPTPRISSYITAVVAGPYHVARDHYTRVLPDGRRLEIPLGALCRASLAQYFDSDEIFTVTKQGLDFFHQEFDYPYPFGKYHQAFVPEYNLGAMENPGLVTFREEYVFRSKVTEAAYEGRANVILHEMAHMWFGDLVTMQWWDDLWLKESFADFMGAFAQMEVTKYQAGWITFANRRKTWAYRQDQLPTTHPVTADIRDLEDAKLNFDGITYAKGASVLKQLVAYVGRDAFFEGARRYFKRHAFGNTTLADLLAVLAETSGRGAEAMAAWSRAWLETAGVNALTPQLVTDSTGTITAFTVLQEAATETPTLRPHRIAVGLFDRDPVSGALVRTHKVELDVAAGARTEVPELVGLPRPALVLVNDEDLTYCKIRFDEASLAALRESLGELEDPLARALSWSALWNLTRDGLMPARDYLEIVLRFAGRESDIGVLQSLHQQARTALDLYVTPGARDEWSARLAEGALRELRAAEPGGDHQLAWARFFAQTAGSESDLQLVRGLLAGTARIDGLDVDQELRWTLLHTLAAAGAADDAALTAELARDDTASGKRLLTVCLAARPTPEAKAAVWREVVDSDQLPNALVEAQITGFQSVSGAGRRELVAPYAEPYFEVLEKVWSERSIEIALRIVSGLFPRLVTTETTLERTDLWLREHAAAAPALRRLVLEGRDDLARALRAQGRDAARG; from the coding sequence GTGCCCGGGACCAATCTCACCCGTGACGAGGCCCGCGAGCGGGCCCGCATCCTCAGCGTGGACAGCTACGAGGTCGAGCTCGACCTCCGCTCTGCTGTGCTGCCCGTGGCCGAGGCGGAGGGTGCAGGCAGGTTCCGCTCCCGCACGGTGCTGCGCTTCCGCTGCTCCGAGCCGGGCGCGGACAGCTTCGCCGACCTGCTGGCACCGGAGGTGCGCAGCGTCGTCCTCAACGGCACCGCGCTCGACCCTGAGCAGGTGTTCGACGGGTCCAGGATCGCCCTGCCCGGTCTGGCCGAGAGCAACGAGCTGGTCGTCGAGGCCTTCTGCGCCTACAGCCGCACCGGCGAAGGGCTGCACCGCTTCACCGACCCGGTCGACGGCGAGACCTACCTCTACACCCAGTACGAACCGGCCGACGCGCGACGGGTGTTCACCACCTTCGAACAGCCCGACCTCAAGGCGCCGTTCACCTTCACGGTCACCGCGCCCACGCACTGGCAGGTGTTCTCCAACTCCCCCGCCGGCGGCGACCCAATGGCCGTGGAGTCCGGTCTGACCTGGCAGTTCGCCCCCACCCCGCGGATCTCCAGCTACATCACCGCGGTGGTGGCCGGTCCGTACCACGTGGCCCGTGACCACTACACCCGGGTGCTGCCGGACGGCCGCCGGCTGGAGATCCCGCTGGGCGCGCTCTGCCGGGCCTCGCTGGCCCAGTACTTCGACTCCGACGAGATCTTCACGGTCACCAAGCAGGGCCTGGACTTCTTCCACCAGGAGTTCGACTACCCCTACCCCTTCGGCAAGTACCACCAGGCGTTCGTGCCCGAGTACAACCTCGGCGCGATGGAGAACCCGGGCCTGGTCACCTTCCGCGAGGAGTACGTCTTCCGTTCCAAGGTCACCGAGGCCGCCTACGAGGGCCGGGCGAACGTGATCCTGCACGAGATGGCGCACATGTGGTTCGGCGACCTGGTGACCATGCAGTGGTGGGACGACCTGTGGCTGAAGGAGTCCTTCGCCGACTTCATGGGCGCGTTCGCGCAGATGGAGGTGACGAAGTACCAGGCGGGCTGGATCACCTTCGCCAATCGCAGGAAGACCTGGGCCTACCGGCAGGACCAGCTCCCCACCACGCACCCGGTCACCGCGGACATCCGCGACCTCGAGGACGCCAAGCTCAACTTCGACGGCATCACCTACGCCAAGGGCGCGTCGGTGCTCAAGCAGTTGGTGGCCTATGTGGGGCGCGACGCCTTCTTCGAGGGCGCGCGGCGCTACTTCAAGCGCCATGCGTTCGGCAACACCACGCTCGCGGACCTGCTCGCCGTACTCGCGGAGACTTCCGGCCGGGGCGCGGAGGCCATGGCCGCGTGGTCCCGGGCCTGGCTGGAGACGGCAGGCGTCAACGCCCTGACACCGCAGCTGGTCACGGACTCGACCGGGACCATCACCGCGTTCACGGTGCTGCAGGAGGCCGCAACCGAGACCCCGACGCTGCGGCCGCACCGGATCGCGGTGGGGCTGTTCGACCGGGACCCGGTCAGCGGGGCGCTGGTGCGCACGCACAAGGTCGAGCTGGACGTCGCTGCCGGGGCTAGGACCGAGGTGCCGGAGCTGGTCGGGCTCCCCCGCCCGGCGCTGGTGCTGGTCAACGACGAGGACCTGACGTACTGCAAGATCCGCTTTGACGAGGCGTCACTGGCGGCGCTGCGGGAGTCGCTGGGCGAGCTGGAGGATCCGCTGGCACGGGCACTGAGCTGGTCCGCGCTGTGGAACCTGACCAGGGACGGGTTGATGCCGGCCCGTGACTACCTGGAGATCGTGCTGCGGTTCGCCGGCCGCGAGAGCGACATCGGCGTGCTCCAGTCGTTGCACCAGCAGGCGCGCACGGCGCTCGACCTGTACGTCACGCCCGGCGCGCGGGACGAGTGGTCCGCGCGGCTCGCCGAGGGTGCGCTGCGGGAGCTGCGGGCCGCGGAGCCGGGCGGCGACCACCAGTTGGCGTGGGCGCGGTTCTTCGCGCAGACGGCCGGGTCGGAGTCCGACCTGCAGCTGGTCCGGGGGCTGCTGGCCGGAACGGCGCGGATCGACGGCCTGGACGTCGACCAGGAGCTGCGCTGGACCCTGCTGCACACGCTGGCCGCAGCCGGGGCGGCCGACGACGCGGCGCTGACCGCGGAGCTGGCCCGGGACGACACCGCGAGCGGCAAGCGGCTGCTGACGGTGTGCCTGGCGGCACGGCCGACGCCGGAGGCCAAGGCGGCGGTGTGGCGGGAGGTCGTCGACTCGGACCAGCTGCCGAATGCGCTGGTCGAAGCGCAGATCACCGGGTTCCAGTCGGTGTCGGGGGCGGGGCGGCGGGAGCTGGTGGCGCCGTACGCCGAGCCGTACTTCGAGGTGCTGGAGAAGGTCTGGAGCGAGCGGTCGATCGAGATCGCACTGCGGATCGTCAGCGGATTGTTCCCGAGGCTGGTGACGACGGAGACGACGCTGGAGCGGACGGACCTGTGGCTGCGGGAGCATGCGGCTGCGGCGCCGGCGTTGCGGAGGCTGGTGCTGGAGGGGCGGGACGATCTGGCGCGGGCGTTGCGGGCGCAGGGGCGGGATGCGGCTCGGGGGTAG
- a CDS encoding DsbA family protein has translation MSATTATPVTADFWFDPLCPWAWMTSRWMLEVEQQRPVQVRWHVMSLAVLNADKDIPEEYRAFLTEAWGPVRVCIAAAQAHGDKVLGDLYNALGTRFHNQAEPRTKETIAAALADAGLPVELAEAADSTEYDEALRASHKEGIDLVGQDVGTPVIAVPGADGERVAFFGPVVTPTPRGEAAARLWDGTLLVASTPGFYEIKRTRTAGPSFE, from the coding sequence ATGTCCGCAACAACCGCCACCCCTGTGACCGCTGACTTCTGGTTCGACCCGCTCTGCCCGTGGGCCTGGATGACCTCGCGCTGGATGCTGGAGGTCGAGCAGCAGCGTCCGGTCCAGGTGCGCTGGCATGTGATGAGCCTGGCCGTGCTCAACGCGGACAAGGACATCCCCGAGGAGTACCGTGCGTTCCTGACCGAGGCCTGGGGCCCGGTCCGGGTCTGCATCGCGGCCGCTCAGGCGCACGGCGACAAGGTCCTCGGCGACCTCTACAACGCCCTCGGCACCCGCTTCCACAACCAGGCCGAGCCCCGCACCAAGGAGACCATCGCGGCGGCGCTGGCCGACGCGGGTCTGCCGGTCGAGCTGGCGGAGGCCGCCGACTCCACCGAGTACGACGAGGCCCTGCGCGCCTCCCACAAGGAGGGCATCGACCTGGTCGGCCAGGACGTCGGCACCCCGGTGATAGCCGTCCCCGGCGCGGACGGCGAGCGCGTCGCCTTCTTCGGCCCGGTGGTCACCCCGACCCCGCGCGGCGAGGCCGCGGCCCGCCTCTGGGACGGCACCCTGCTGGTCGCCTCCACCCCGGGCTTCTACGAGATCAAGCGCACCCGCACCGCCGGCCCCAGCTTCGAGTAG
- a CDS encoding DUF6348 family protein, producing the protein MRRLQVIQRSVVREMACLGREFQAEEGIVRGPGTTAVAVREHVGQGGGHVDLGYVLRIGEGGGPVVWDCAAGLGRTEEEQLQNAVRMWRTTTASAVVEMLERRGVHGDHVAPGAAGGVAGWHAVQGPACVFGFRSGPLGDWVAEHQLLPAVAEVVLPHLNDPVLNGVKFFFGGRSGDEVAEVRVNGEPVAEASAALRRLSWPRGERLAWARCFVLLAADPLSLRGAEGGAEPAGAAVDGRRAAAGALLRRWRER; encoded by the coding sequence GTGCGCAGGCTCCAGGTCATACAGCGCAGCGTGGTGCGCGAAATGGCTTGCCTCGGGCGGGAGTTCCAGGCCGAGGAAGGCATCGTCCGCGGTCCCGGGACGACCGCCGTGGCGGTGCGGGAGCATGTCGGGCAGGGCGGCGGGCATGTCGACCTCGGGTATGTGCTGAGGATCGGCGAGGGCGGCGGTCCTGTGGTGTGGGACTGCGCCGCCGGGCTCGGGCGGACCGAGGAGGAGCAGCTCCAGAACGCCGTACGGATGTGGCGGACCACGACCGCGTCCGCGGTGGTGGAGATGCTGGAGCGGCGTGGCGTCCACGGTGACCATGTGGCGCCGGGTGCGGCCGGGGGTGTCGCCGGGTGGCATGCCGTGCAGGGGCCTGCCTGCGTGTTCGGGTTCCGGAGCGGGCCGCTGGGCGACTGGGTGGCGGAGCATCAACTGCTGCCCGCGGTCGCGGAGGTGGTGCTCCCGCATCTGAACGACCCGGTGCTGAACGGGGTGAAGTTCTTCTTCGGCGGGCGTTCCGGTGACGAGGTCGCCGAGGTCCGGGTGAACGGCGAGCCGGTCGCCGAGGCGTCGGCCGCGCTGCGGCGGCTGTCCTGGCCGCGTGGCGAACGGCTGGCCTGGGCCCGCTGCTTCGTCCTGCTGGCAGCCGATCCGCTGAGCCTGCGCGGGGCGGAGGGTGGCGCGGAGCCCGCCGGCGCCGCCGTGGACGGGCGGCGCGCCGCGGCAGGGGCGCTGCTGCGGCGGTGGCGGGAACGCTGA
- a CDS encoding PP2C family protein-serine/threonine phosphatase: MTDGASGAPPRETKSARGRRALYRARRRLRRSAVDYFRGDASDWFAFGVLFLLVPLITAVTLLDSIWCPPTALVLPVLAGALLLRPSSLVLLYAAAASALAVEAAMLGPYHLGPGRVTPGSVLVVGAVGAGGLLVAQLRSRVGVPWRGGGTMLFDLRERLKVQSQIPALPDGWHAEMALRPAGGQSFSGDFLVAARTGDGSRVLEAVLADVSGKGMDAGSRALLLSGAFGGLLGSLPPHDFLPAANGYLLRQEWDEGFASAVHLVLDLDTGEYELLSAGHLPGMQRRMGKGHWETKEAEGPLLGIFEGAKFTGLRGRLERGDVLMLCTDGMVEAPGRDLSEGMDRLMGEADRLIGSPFVGTAWRLIETVAKDLNDDRALLLIWRE, translated from the coding sequence ATGACGGACGGAGCGTCCGGGGCGCCACCTCGGGAGACGAAGTCGGCACGGGGGCGCAGGGCGCTCTACCGGGCCCGACGTCGGCTGCGCCGATCCGCCGTCGACTACTTCCGCGGCGACGCCTCCGACTGGTTCGCCTTCGGGGTGCTGTTCCTGCTGGTGCCCCTCATCACCGCGGTCACCCTGCTGGACTCGATCTGGTGCCCGCCGACCGCCCTGGTCCTGCCGGTCCTCGCCGGCGCGCTGCTGCTGCGGCCCAGCAGCCTGGTGCTGCTCTACGCCGCCGCGGCCTCCGCGCTGGCAGTGGAGGCGGCCATGCTGGGGCCGTACCACCTCGGTCCTGGCCGGGTCACCCCGGGCAGTGTGCTGGTCGTGGGCGCGGTCGGAGCCGGCGGCCTGCTCGTGGCCCAGCTCCGCAGCCGCGTCGGCGTCCCCTGGCGCGGCGGCGGCACCATGCTGTTCGACCTGCGCGAACGGCTCAAGGTGCAGTCGCAGATTCCGGCGCTGCCGGACGGATGGCACGCCGAGATGGCGCTGCGCCCGGCCGGCGGCCAGTCCTTCTCCGGCGACTTCCTGGTCGCCGCCCGTACCGGCGACGGCAGCCGGGTCCTGGAGGCGGTGCTGGCCGACGTCTCCGGCAAGGGCATGGACGCGGGCTCCCGCGCGCTGCTGCTCTCCGGCGCCTTCGGCGGCCTGCTCGGCTCGCTGCCGCCGCACGACTTCCTCCCGGCCGCCAACGGCTACCTGCTGCGCCAGGAGTGGGACGAGGGCTTCGCCAGCGCCGTCCACCTGGTCCTGGACCTGGACACCGGCGAGTACGAGCTGCTGTCGGCCGGCCACCTCCCCGGCATGCAGCGCCGCATGGGCAAGGGCCACTGGGAGACCAAGGAGGCCGAGGGCCCGCTCCTCGGCATCTTCGAGGGCGCCAAGTTCACCGGGCTGCGCGGCCGGCTGGAGCGCGGCGACGTGCTGATGCTCTGCACCGACGGCATGGTCGAGGCGCCGGGCCGCGATCTCTCCGAGGGCATGGACCGGTTGATGGGGGAGGCGGACCGGCTGATCGGCTCGCCCTTCGTCGGGACGGCCTGGCGGCTCATCGAGACCGTGGCCAAGGACCTCAACGACGACCGCGCGCTGCTGCTGATCTGGCGCGAATAA
- a CDS encoding alpha/beta family hydrolase, giving the protein MNAATPAPSHTLVSTPAGDARITTHPAGTARPLAMLALGHGAGGGIEAPDLRALAAALPPLGVTVALVEQPWRVAGKRVAPAPKTLDAGWLPVLAHLRAGPATDIPLISGGRSAGARVACRTAEQAGADAVLALAFPLHPPGKPERSRAEELLSCPSPVLVVQGATDPFGGGADFPPLPAHQRLLALPYGNHSFAVLKSAPVSGEQLLARITDAVAEWALGPEVLKA; this is encoded by the coding sequence ATGAACGCCGCCACCCCCGCCCCCAGCCACACTCTGGTCAGCACGCCCGCCGGGGACGCCCGGATCACCACCCACCCCGCGGGCACCGCCCGCCCGCTGGCCATGCTCGCGCTGGGACACGGCGCCGGCGGCGGGATCGAGGCGCCCGACCTGCGGGCCCTGGCCGCCGCCCTGCCGCCGCTCGGCGTCACCGTCGCCCTGGTGGAGCAGCCCTGGCGGGTGGCCGGCAAGCGGGTCGCCCCGGCCCCGAAGACCCTGGACGCCGGCTGGCTGCCGGTCCTCGCCCACCTTCGGGCCGGCCCCGCTACCGACATCCCCCTGATCAGCGGCGGCCGCAGCGCCGGCGCCCGGGTCGCCTGCCGCACCGCCGAACAGGCCGGCGCGGACGCCGTCCTCGCGCTGGCCTTCCCGCTGCATCCCCCGGGCAAGCCGGAGCGCAGCCGGGCCGAGGAGCTGCTCTCCTGCCCGAGCCCGGTCCTGGTCGTCCAGGGCGCCACCGACCCCTTCGGCGGCGGGGCCGACTTCCCGCCGCTCCCGGCGCACCAGCGGCTGTTGGCGCTCCCGTACGGCAACCACTCCTTCGCCGTCCTCAAGTCGGCCCCGGTGAGCGGTGAGCAGCTGCTGGCCCGGATCACCGACGCGGTGGCGGAGTGGGCGCTCGGCCCGGAGGTGCTGAAGGCTTAG
- a CDS encoding biotin transporter BioY, which produces MALAATAAPAAPRAVLADLLPAATRARALARDAALVLGGATLTGLAAQLSVPVPGSPVPVTGQTLAALLVGTALGTRRGVAAMGLYLVAGLAGVPWFAAGSSGSGVTLGYVIGFVLAGAVVGELARRGADRSPLRTAGAMVLGNLAIYAVGVPYLAVSLHIGLGRAASLGLYPYLLGDAVKAALAMGLLPAAWKLLGSKA; this is translated from the coding sequence ATGGCCCTCGCCGCCACCGCCGCTCCCGCGGCCCCCCGCGCCGTCCTGGCTGACCTGCTGCCCGCAGCAACCCGCGCCCGCGCCCTGGCCCGCGACGCAGCCCTGGTCCTCGGCGGCGCCACCCTCACCGGCCTAGCCGCACAACTCTCCGTGCCCGTCCCCGGCTCACCCGTCCCGGTGACCGGCCAGACCCTCGCCGCGCTGCTGGTCGGCACCGCCCTCGGCACCCGCCGAGGCGTCGCCGCCATGGGCCTCTACCTGGTCGCCGGTCTGGCCGGCGTGCCGTGGTTCGCTGCCGGCAGCTCCGGCAGCGGGGTCACCCTCGGCTACGTCATCGGCTTCGTCCTCGCTGGAGCCGTCGTCGGCGAGTTGGCCCGGCGCGGCGCCGACCGCAGCCCGCTGCGCACCGCCGGCGCGATGGTGCTGGGCAATCTGGCCATCTACGCCGTCGGCGTCCCCTACTTGGCCGTCTCGCTCCACATCGGCCTCGGCAGGGCCGCCTCGCTCGGCCTCTACCCCTACCTCCTGGGCGACGCCGTCAAGGCCGCCCTCGCCATGGGCCTGCTCCCCGCCGCCTGGAAGCTGCTCGGCAGCAAGGCCTGA
- a CDS encoding DNA-formamidopyrimidine glycosylase family protein yields the protein MPEGHTLHRLAAAYRQVFGGESVRVSSPQGPFAQAALRLDGRPLTSTEAHGKHLFLGFGGPGPAGAADWIHIHLGLYGKVRFGEGPAPAPTGQIRLRMSTAADTAHADLRGPTTCALISDPEKQEVHRRLGPDPLRGDSVPDRAWQRVSRSGTTVAALLMDQKVLSGVGNIYRAEVLFRQGIDPRLPGRALTRAQWDAVWTDLTLLMADGVRDGWIDTVRPEHTPQAMGRPAREDAHGGEVYVYRRADQPCLVCATPVSTATHAGRNLFWCPTCQPATPHYRS from the coding sequence ATGCCCGAAGGCCACACCCTCCATCGACTCGCCGCCGCATACCGACAGGTGTTCGGCGGCGAGTCCGTGCGCGTCTCCAGCCCGCAGGGGCCCTTCGCGCAGGCCGCGCTCCGCCTCGACGGACGCCCGCTCACCAGCACCGAGGCCCACGGCAAGCACCTCTTCCTCGGCTTCGGCGGCCCCGGCCCCGCCGGAGCGGCCGACTGGATCCACATCCACCTCGGCCTCTACGGCAAGGTCCGCTTCGGCGAGGGCCCGGCACCGGCCCCCACCGGCCAGATACGGCTCCGGATGAGCACCGCGGCCGACACCGCCCACGCCGACCTCCGCGGTCCCACCACCTGTGCCCTGATCAGCGACCCGGAGAAGCAGGAGGTGCACCGGCGGCTGGGCCCCGACCCGCTGCGCGGCGACTCGGTCCCGGACCGGGCCTGGCAGCGCGTCAGCCGCAGCGGCACCACCGTCGCTGCCCTGCTGATGGACCAGAAGGTCCTCTCCGGCGTCGGCAACATCTACCGCGCCGAGGTGCTGTTCCGGCAGGGCATCGACCCGCGGCTGCCCGGCCGGGCCCTCACCCGGGCCCAGTGGGACGCGGTCTGGACCGACCTCACCCTGCTGATGGCCGACGGCGTCCGCGACGGCTGGATCGACACGGTCCGCCCCGAGCACACCCCGCAGGCCATGGGCCGCCCGGCCCGCGAGGACGCGCACGGCGGCGAGGTGTACGTCTACCGGCGCGCCGACCAGCCCTGCCTGGTCTGCGCGACCCCGGTCAGCACCGCCACCCACGCCGGCCGCAACCTGTTCTGGTGCCCCACCTGTCAGCCCGCCACACCTCACTACCGGTCGTAG
- a CDS encoding PQQ-binding-like beta-propeller repeat protein, whose protein sequence is MPPPPGYAPTQAYTPGVPQQAPPASADGGMPYAPTQTYNAGGSPGAWPAGGATGAYPSVQHGGYGYPQPQAPQAPPPVHPQAYPPQQQGYPPQQGYPQQGYPPYGYAPPPAPPQRKLGGGAIAGIVAGVVVLASIAVVGVMIVNGGSKKNGSTLSKAWSVPAFGSDDRLIGSWMTSTALVRASSSGGVTSYAIADGGKSWTLTPPSSAQTPCAMSPTTTADGIGTMAFGSDANSCSVFAGVDSHTGKILWTFPLTSATDSVAMAASTYIQGSVATVVSGDRVGGFDAATGKQVWGLKPRGNYCNESSVATTGIVLVDDYCADVSPSYTLTAVNAATGRQMWRKTESDHTTISSLLNGSPLVSVLSTGGAASLHVYDGSGNSTATLSAPNLRLNEYHEVTASLPGQLLVVQGEEDLSSSNGSTAGNIVAFNLATGAEAWTYDGESNHGALLAQSTGDGKLYALSTGTYSGSPHFVSLDPATGKSTVLGALPSDTNGWTFSGGMLYATSDGGLIALSSYGDEAAVSKYHK, encoded by the coding sequence GTGCCGCCACCGCCCGGGTACGCGCCGACGCAGGCCTATACGCCCGGGGTGCCCCAGCAGGCGCCGCCGGCCTCGGCGGACGGTGGGATGCCCTACGCGCCGACGCAGACGTACAACGCCGGTGGGAGCCCTGGGGCGTGGCCGGCCGGCGGGGCGACCGGGGCGTACCCCTCGGTGCAGCACGGGGGTTACGGCTATCCGCAGCCGCAAGCGCCGCAGGCTCCTCCGCCCGTCCACCCGCAGGCGTACCCGCCGCAGCAGCAGGGATATCCGCCGCAGCAGGGCTACCCGCAGCAGGGGTATCCCCCTTACGGCTACGCGCCGCCGCCCGCGCCGCCGCAGCGGAAGCTGGGTGGGGGTGCGATCGCCGGGATCGTCGCGGGTGTCGTCGTCCTCGCTTCCATCGCCGTGGTCGGGGTGATGATCGTCAACGGCGGCAGCAAGAAGAACGGCTCGACGCTGTCCAAGGCGTGGTCGGTGCCGGCCTTCGGCTCCGACGACAGGCTGATCGGCTCCTGGATGACCAGCACAGCTCTGGTGCGGGCCAGTTCGTCCGGCGGCGTCACCTCCTACGCCATCGCGGACGGCGGCAAGAGCTGGACGCTCACTCCGCCGTCCTCGGCCCAGACGCCCTGCGCCATGTCCCCGACCACGACCGCCGACGGCATCGGGACGATGGCCTTCGGCAGCGACGCCAACTCCTGCTCGGTCTTCGCCGGGGTCGACTCGCACACCGGGAAGATCCTCTGGACGTTCCCGCTCACCAGTGCGACCGACTCGGTCGCGATGGCGGCGAGCACCTACATCCAGGGCTCGGTGGCCACCGTCGTCAGCGGCGACCGGGTCGGCGGGTTCGACGCCGCGACCGGCAAGCAGGTCTGGGGGCTCAAGCCGCGCGGGAACTACTGCAACGAGTCGTCGGTGGCGACGACCGGCATCGTCCTGGTGGACGACTACTGCGCCGACGTCAGCCCGTCGTACACGCTGACGGCCGTCAACGCCGCCACCGGCAGGCAGATGTGGCGCAAGACCGAGAGCGACCACACCACCATCAGCAGCCTGCTCAACGGCTCGCCGCTGGTCAGCGTCCTCTCCACCGGCGGTGCCGCCTCGCTGCACGTGTACGACGGCAGCGGCAACAGCACCGCGACCCTGTCGGCTCCCAATCTGAGGCTGAACGAGTACCACGAGGTGACCGCGTCGCTGCCGGGCCAGCTCCTGGTGGTGCAGGGCGAGGAGGACCTGAGCTCCAGCAATGGCAGCACGGCCGGGAACATCGTCGCCTTCAACCTCGCCACCGGCGCCGAGGCGTGGACCTACGACGGCGAGAGCAACCACGGCGCGCTGCTGGCCCAGTCCACCGGGGACGGCAAGCTCTACGCCCTGTCCACCGGGACGTACAGCGGCTCACCGCACTTCGTCAGCCTCGACCCGGCGACCGGCAAGTCCACCGTGCTGGGCGCGCTGCCGTCCGACACCAACGGCTGGACCTTCTCGGGCGGCATGCTCTACGCGACCTCCGACGGCGGCCTCATCGCGCTGAGCAGCTACGGCGACGAGGCCGCGGTGTCCAAGTACCACAAGTAG
- a CDS encoding ribose-5-phosphate isomerase — protein MRVYLGSDHAGYELKQHLVEWLTTAGHEPVDCGPHIYDAVDDYPPFILRAAERTAADPQALGIVIGGSGNGEAIAANKVKGVRAALAWSTETATLGRQHNNANVISVGARMHSLDEATKFVEVFLATPFSEDPRHIRRIDMISEYETTGELPPVPAHHPQG, from the coding sequence ATGCGCGTGTACCTGGGATCCGACCATGCCGGATACGAACTCAAGCAGCACCTCGTCGAGTGGCTGACCACCGCCGGTCACGAACCGGTCGACTGCGGGCCGCACATCTACGACGCGGTGGACGACTACCCCCCGTTCATCCTCCGCGCCGCCGAGCGCACCGCGGCCGACCCGCAGGCGCTGGGCATCGTGATCGGCGGCTCCGGCAACGGTGAGGCCATCGCCGCCAACAAGGTCAAGGGTGTCCGCGCGGCACTGGCCTGGAGCACGGAGACGGCCACCCTCGGCCGTCAGCACAACAACGCCAATGTGATCAGCGTCGGGGCCCGGATGCACTCCCTGGACGAGGCCACCAAGTTCGTCGAGGTCTTCCTGGCGACCCCGTTCTCCGAGGACCCGCGCCACATCCGCCGGATCGACATGATCAGCGAGTACGAGACCACCGGCGAGCTCCCGCCGGTCCCCGCCCACCACCCGCAGGGCTGA